One window from the genome of Bdellovibrio sp. NC01 encodes:
- a CDS encoding ABC transporter ATP-binding protein, whose amino-acid sequence MSSPIIQAENLNVHYGSIHALKGITFQVNKGEVVSLIGANGAGKTTTLRALSGLVPCTGKLYFEDQDLTKVPTFKRVGLGLAQSPEGRGVFPQMSVEENLTMGAYSRSDKGGIKQDMDMCLELFPRLKERLWQMAGTMSGGEQQMLAISRALMARPKILLLDEPSLGLAPLIVAQIFDIVKKLNQEGMTILLVEQNARMALKISHRAYVLETGKIVMQDSAVNLLNNNEVRKSYLGV is encoded by the coding sequence ATGAGCTCCCCTATTATCCAAGCTGAAAATTTAAACGTACACTATGGCTCGATCCACGCTTTGAAAGGCATTACTTTCCAAGTGAACAAGGGCGAAGTTGTAAGTCTTATTGGCGCTAATGGTGCCGGCAAAACAACGACATTGCGTGCGCTATCTGGGCTTGTGCCATGCACTGGTAAATTGTATTTCGAAGATCAAGATCTGACGAAGGTTCCCACATTTAAACGTGTAGGTTTGGGACTTGCACAATCCCCTGAAGGGCGTGGCGTCTTCCCACAGATGAGCGTTGAAGAAAACCTGACGATGGGTGCTTATTCACGCTCTGACAAAGGCGGCATCAAACAAGACATGGATATGTGCTTGGAACTATTCCCTCGTTTGAAAGAGCGTCTGTGGCAAATGGCTGGCACGATGTCAGGTGGTGAACAGCAAATGCTTGCGATCAGCCGCGCATTGATGGCTCGTCCGAAGATTTTGTTATTGGATGAACCGTCTTTGGGATTGGCTCCGCTGATCGTTGCGCAAATTTTTGATATCGTTAAAAAACTAAATCAAGAAGGCATGACGATCTTGCTCGTTGAACAAAACGCAAGAATGGCTTTGAAGATTTCTCATCGTGCATATGTTTTGGAAACTGGAAAAATCGTTATGCAAGATTCGGCTGTGAATCTTTTAAATAACAATGAAGTTCGTAAGAGTTACCTTGGCGTCTAA